The Methanomassiliicoccales archaeon DNA segment GGCGGAGAAGATGGTCAGACGCATTTTAGTCTCCATAGAGCTCCTTACCTACCTTCCTCAGACTGTCCATGCCGTAGATATCGGTGTCGAAGAGCGGGACCTGCCTGTTTGGAATAGTGGAGAAACGCTGGTCTATCTCCTTCAGATATTTGTCTTGGGTGGCCCGGCGCCTCTCCAGGAACCAGTTGCCCTTCAGGACCTCCCTTGGTATTACCTCGTTGATTATGAGCGAACGGACCTTTATGCCGAACCCGCCCAGGTCCTCTATGGCGCGGGCGGTCTCCTCGATGGGCAGCTTCTCTGGCAAGAGGACCAGGTTGAAGGCGGACACGCTATCGTCGGAAAGACCCTTAACCGACTTGTCGTAGCGCACCTTCTCCGCTTCCAGGTCGGCCACCATGTTCTCGTCATAGACGAATCCCAGCACCTCGGACAGCTCCCGGCGGTTCTTGATCTGGTTGGAGATGTAGCCGGACCAGTCGAAGGGCATGGACAGCTCCCGGAGGGTGTGCCCGGTCGGAGCGGTGTCGAATACCACCTTGTCATGCTCGGTGTCCTCGAAGTAGCTGACGAACTGGTCGAAGGCGGCTATCTCCTCTGTACAAGGCGTGGAGAGAAGCTCGCTGCCGAACATGGAGGAGAACCCTTCCATCATCCCCTCCAGCCTGGTCTGGAACACTCCCATAGCCTTCTTGGGGTTGATGTTCAGCCCGCACAGGTTGCGCTCCGTCCCGATCTTGGTGATGTCCGTGGCGCTGATCTCCTGCCCATATATAGCGGACAGGCTGACGGTGGGGTCCGTGGCTACAATGAGCGTCTTGTAATCATGGTCAGATAGCCAGGTGGCGGTCGTGGCGGCCATGGTGGTCTTGCCCACCCCGCCCTTGCCGCCGAAAAACAGGAATTTACGGTTCTCTATGACGTCCCGCATGTTCTCTTGTTTCATTTGAATCGGGGGAAGAAAGAAGGAACAATAGATATTCTTTTCGAAAATTTAGAACATAGAATGATTGTTCCTCCGGTTTCGATGGATAACGATTTATAATGAATGCTACAATTTTCGTTGGAGGTTTTCTCTTTGGAGGATTCTACCTCAGATGATGTCAAATTCAAGAAATTGAGACGGTTCAACGCTATAATGGGTGTTTTTCACTTCATCCAGGCGGCGGTGATGTTAGCGATCGCGAACTACGATGTGAAGATGACGTTCACCACCTCATACCTTGACGCGACCAACGGCTATCCGCCGACCATCCCGGGATCGCCTGTGGAACTGTTCTCCGTGCCCCTGGGTCCCATGGTGGCCATATTCCTGCTGATGTCGGCCATAGCCCACTTCAGCGTCTCCACCTTCGGCTACAACTGGTACGTCAAGAACCTGAAGATGAACATGAACAAGGCTCGTTGGTTCGAGTACGCCCTGTCCTCCTCCTTCATGCTGGTGGTCATCGCCTGGCTCTGTGGAATGTTCGACTTCGTCTCGATAATACTGCTCTTCAGCGTGAACGCCTGCATGAACCTGTTCGGCTACATGATGGAGCTGCACAACCAGAAGACGGAGAAGACGGACTGGACCTCGTTCATCTTCGGCTGCTTCGCCGGCATCATGCCCTGGGTCGCCCTGTTCATGTACTTCACCGGGGTCAGGGGAGGCGGCCCACCGGGCTTCGT contains these protein-coding regions:
- a CDS encoding TRC40/GET3/ArsA family transport-energizing ATPase, with product MKQENMRDVIENRKFLFFGGKGGVGKTTMAATTATWLSDHDYKTLIVATDPTVSLSAIYGQEISATDITKIGTERNLCGLNINPKKAMGVFQTRLEGMMEGFSSMFGSELLSTPCTEEIAAFDQFVSYFEDTEHDKVVFDTAPTGHTLRELSMPFDWSGYISNQIKNRRELSEVLGFVYDENMVADLEAEKVRYDKSVKGLSDDSVSAFNLVLLPEKLPIEETARAIEDLGGFGIKVRSLIINEVIPREVLKGNWFLERRRATQDKYLKEIDQRFSTIPNRQVPLFDTDIYGMDSLRKVGKELYGD
- the heR gene encoding heliorhodopsin HeR; protein product: MEDSTSDDVKFKKLRRFNAIMGVFHFIQAAVMLAIANYDVKMTFTTSYLDATNGYPPTIPGSPVELFSVPLGPMVAIFLLMSAIAHFSVSTFGYNWYVKNLKMNMNKARWFEYALSSSFMLVVIAWLCGMFDFVSIILLFSVNACMNLFGYMMELHNQKTEKTDWTSFIFGCFAGIMPWVALFMYFTGVRGGGPPGFVYGIMISIVFFFNIFALNMVLQYRKKGKYQDYLYGEKIYIVLSLVAKTALAWQVFSGTMVGS